The sequence ctttcggttttgatctgggccaaaatttgtctttttgtttctggtaagaaaaacttggccaagtgtatcctgatgttaacagtactgtctcaaaaatagactttttccccaaacagaaaaatgcattttgaattgttttttcttcatatcgaatttctaacattaaaaagtaataattctatcaatcttgcagcttttcctaaacactctataggcttagtggattacccaacattgttcaggaactgttgatgaccttaattttagaatttgcccggcccagcccttatcatatttcttgacattgcataaaacaatgttttgtgaatagcgcctctttttttttaagtgttccctttcggttgttattggggcaaattctaagatttaggtcatcaacaagtcctgatcaatgtttggtaatgcactaagcctacagagtgcttatgaaaagctgccagattgatggaattattacttaATGTtacttcttaatgttataaattcaaaatgaagcaaatatttcaaaatgcatttctctatgttttcgggggaaagggtctatttttgaaacagttctgttacatcaggatacaattgcccgagtttgtCTAACcacaaataaaaagacaaattttcgcCCTGATCAAATCCGAAAGtaaaaatattctgagacctctgaaaaaatgaaattttgagggcaaaaaatatgataaaaatgttgattttgcaatttctaaaaacatactctaatgcacgttcttaaaatagcacgaGGGTGGAATTTATAGCAAtcattttttgtctcaagtaaagccaaggatgataatttgtagtgatggaaaaggttttatgaaatatttttgttttttggtggggtggagttgtaaatattaactaaaaaacagtttttcagacccccaaaacggcctaaagtggcctaaacacaaatgaactgttaccatggcaacgtgttatattatgatttgaaatgtaaatgttgtttatttggaccccaagtccctaccatccacaaagtataagaaaaatattccttttctttacCGTGGACaagtatgtcgatattatgtgaaaagacccttaaaaaggcatttttcacgtttttgggaaaaaagtctagttttgaggcagtactgtcacaacaggatacaattgcccaagtttttgacaccagatatggaaagaccaaagttgaccctaatcacagccgaaaggaaaattttctgagacccctggcaagtcgacattttggggtccaaaaatagggtaaaaatgtcgattttgcaagttctaaaaacatactgtaatgcatgatgcaaaaatggcacaagggtgatatttaaagcaataaaaaaaattctcaagaaaggccaaggatgatactttgtagtgatataaaaggttttttgaaataattttgcattttggtggggtggagttgtaaaaatgagctaaaaaccagtttttcagaccccaaaatcggcctaaaatggccaaaaaacaaaatgagccgtaaccatggcaacaggctatatatagaattgaaaatgcaattttgtttacttgcaccccaaggcccttccacccacaaagtataaaaaaattcattttttgaccgtgagctaCTATCGTAgtgtcatacgttatcgaccctcatatgttttcggtccccaactttgattcccgtttaccgcaagattgtgcaagctgcaccggtgacagaagctatgcagtttactcacagtctgtattttcatcaggcttaatcatgctgagaaaaaagtttcctgtcgttggttatgctcaaacatttataaaatgattgatttttggtactaatcactagtgcattattatgctaacattcaaatgagtcaaagaaacatcatccaacctcaaaagttcaaaacaaaattactatctgctagattgagtttcattctgctttagtcactagacggatcacgtgaggtggttactatttgggattctatggtgtgccaatatggggaaaatattaaaatattttaagtgaaaattacccaaatttttttattttttatatacagaatactgtaataaattccgattagcgtaataaatattaagtctacattaaagagaaaatatcatagattggtttcttatctcctgaatccaaacattactggtctgaaatgggggaaaacggattgttatgaagtgcgTGTGTTTcaaaggggggtggggtgttttactttcatgccttatgaaatctctggattctaataaatattaagtctacattaaagagaaaatatcatagattggtttcttatctcctgaatccaaacattactggtctgaaatgggggaaaacggattgttatgaagtgcgTGTGTTTcaaaggggggtggggtgttttactttcatgccttatgaaatctctggattctaatatagtatccaaaatgccttaggacaaaaatgtaattaaatttgttaagtagtaattgaataacatttttgatttattttgcacgccatactagcttctgaatattaaataaaataccaaccaatgaaaggtgtgaaaacatataacgttgctccaatgtcgtgcatgcacaagcactgttaatggcggactgtctctcgcatcgtaaaaccaaaactaaaacaatttcaacacacgatgaagtgtaagtgttattgttaaaaaatttgacagatgatttgaaaaaaaaaaaaatagtttttgattgtgaacaattttcctgttatcctactgaaaacacacgACACCAGGATATGTCatttatttacctgaactgactcttaagcaCTGTtgatggcggactgtctctcgcaacgtaaaaccaaaactaaaacaatttcaacacacgatgaagtgtaagtgttatttgaatagatgatttgaaaaaaaaaaatcagtttttgattgtgaacagttttcatgttatcctactgaaaacaattGACACCACAAGGATATATAGCAACGTAAACATTGCAACATTCACACTACGTGACGAAAAAAGCAATTTCACTCCGGATTGAGATTTTCAAACCTGGTCCCTGCCAGGCATGTAGACTCAATACATTACCTAAAATCTTCGAAAACAATCAATGAATATAATATGGCTTTCAACTTCCACGACTTCACATTTCCTCTCCCGCAGCATGTGtcctggctttttttttttttatcatgcattttttttctgctgcaaTTCTTGATCTTGCCGGGCACGCCCTCTATCGACAGGCAAAAAAGTAAAACGGTGACGTTCAAAGCTAGGTTTAGATTTCAACTTCTAACCAATGGGGTTGCATTATCTAAGGGGGTcttttttgaggaaaaaagatAAAACATCGTTTTTGTCACAGTTTTGAGTTGGGGTCTATCCTCAGAAATCGTGTCTGTTAGCAAATTGTGTCTGAGTATAATGTTACCATTATTTGCTGCTCATATTATCCCATCATCTAATAAACTccacaaaacaagtttttataaaTGGACACCCTTTATTCATCCTTCAATTTCAACAACGATACAGGATAATACAAAAATGCTTTAGATGGGCTTtagagaaacaaaagcaaagtgTAGGCTAATGACTGTGATCTGTAGACCTGCTCAGCTCTTCAGCAAAACAGCCACTTTTTCTgtgatttattgtatttttgttagtCTTTTGTTGCATTatggaaagggaaaaaaaatgaaataaataaaaaaatgaataaaaaaaaaagccgcCCCACTGGAAAATTTTGATTTCTTTATATCATTTCAGTAGAGTGGCCTTTAGCCTTGTTtcgggcgaacttgcataaaaaaaactttaaaaaacgaaAACGCCTAAAGCATAAAATGATGTGCGAGTAAAACCAGTTCTATAAAAGTGAACAACGGAAGAGGAAAAATAACTCTGAATTacatttattgaccaaaccaacagtGGGGGAGCCAGCAAATTACAAGAAAGGATATACACAAAAATATTCATATAGCCTATAGATATTATGAACATAGtaaacaatataaataaaataacattgtaatgtgaaataaaaatgcacaaggcacCTTCagataaacatttaaaaagtctTGAGGAAACCTTAGAGAAATAGGCATACTATGGCTTTAAAAATGaaccaattaattataaattaatatttgattAAATCACTTAAAAAGTAATAcgcaaataaataattttcaatATAGAAGAATGCAAGATAAAATCCATTCGAAATACAAGATTAATTGGTAataattttatattaaaaaaaataaaagggaAACTGATCCTCAGGATTTAGATTATAGTTTGAACCTAGAAGCGCACCAGTTACAAAACTTAATTAAAAAGTCAAAACCACATACAAGAAGGTCGCTAAAAGGGCACAATtggcatattttttatttacagcaGAAAGTCATTATCAATTTTTGAGACGTTTTGGGAGTGGAACAGGAGGATTAAATTATTTGAGCATCTCAAAGGCCCCGTCTCGCTGAGACTCTTCCTCCTTGTTGGGTAATTTATCCATCCCTCGCCGTCCACGCCACTTTTGAAAAATCAAGTAAATCGCAACGATCAAACATCCATGGAGAACTAAGAAAGGTGCATAGAGAGACGGGAAGACAAGCATATCTCGGAGGAGAGTGGTATCTGGGAAGGTCACGAGGATTAGGGCCAGAGCCAAGCCGACGTTTTGCGCGCCCGTTTCAAAGCAGATGGTGCGGCACTCGGTGTGGGGTCTACGAAAGATGAAAGCCAGCAGGTAGCCAAAGATGTAGCCAAGCAGTGGCAAGATGAAACTAGCAAACCACAGTTGCCATGGAGAGAAGAACATAGATGGGTTGATGATGCCATTCAAGAAATTGCAGACAATAATGTTAATTAAGCCAGCAATGCCTGCAATCTGGAACGAATATGAAAATAAAGTAGCAATTAGGAACTTACTCATCAACGCTCATAATGAGCTAGGAATAGCTTCATTTATCTTTGACGAAGTTTAGATCCTGGTCCAAGAGAAGCCAGATCACCTTAAAAGCGGAAAAAAGGCGCTGCAAGTGCTTTTGACCTATGTGATGGTGAATAAGTGGCAAGATGAATGGGTGCTCTTCAAcatataggcccttttcgaatccaggTCTTTGGCTTTGGACTCGTCTGCTGAAGCCCTTAACAAGTATGCAAGGcatgcgcaattgtcaaaattgTTGAAACAACTGCGGGCCAAGTTACGAAAAACAGACTTTGTATGCAATGCTTAGCTTACCTTGGTAATGATCGGGCACCATGAGGGCTTCTTGTACTTAATAAGCATACCAATGATGACAGGTACCACGATAAGGACCAGGGAAATGATGATGTTACTGTATGGAATGATGACTCCATCATTCGTCCAGGATCGGGAGTAGATAAACAGGTTCAGAGGCATCATTCCCATGGCAACAATGGTTGAGAAGGCCGTCATGGTGATGCTGTCAGTAGTACGAAGCAAATTGGTGAAAAGGTTTTTCATATTGGAGCAGGAAAGAACAATTAAAGAACAcagttgattttatttttattcttgaaaaacaatcctccacccccccccctccgtaAAAAAGACTATAAAAAAACGAGtgcaataattatttataaCTCTGTAATGAGTATGAGATACCTGAGACAAACATCCGCGTTGCTCCAATAGGTATACAAGTTGGAGGTGACACCCCCCGGGCAAGTAACAGTGACCAAGACTCCCAATGCATAGCCAGGTTTCAGAGACAGGGCATGGGCCAAACCAAATCCTGACAGGGGGAGGACAATAAACTGGGAGCAGAATCCGATGAATACACCAAAGGGGCGACGTAACTGCGGAAACAATTAACAGAATTTAGCATTAAGTTgaggttttgttatttattgGTTAGATTTTCAAAAATTGCAATCGAAACTCTTGTGatcaaaaaagcaaaaaataaataaataaatacatatacatgtactggaCAATTCATTTTATAAACTAAATGATAAACTTCTTAATACACACCGTAAGGCTTTTGTGCATGTTGGCGTGCACAAATGGTGAGGAGACTGATGGCCAGTGTATGTGTGTTATGCATATGATGCTTTTACtgtgggtgcattcgtttaatagcttccctaggtcgaccccggtgtgtggcaaaaaaaaaattccaggaCAAACGCAGATAATTACtcacattcgtcctggaaaaaaaaatcgccacacaccggggtcgaccaagggaagctaaacgaacgcaccctgtgtgAGCATTACCATATGACTGGTTGGGATGCCTTTGAAGCTATAACCAATCAGCTTGGGTAAAGGTATTGAACAATCAAAGGCTTAGAAGTCAACTTCTAACCAATGGGATTGCCCTTTTACTAAGGGGGTATTTTTGGAGGGAAAAAAGTTAAGCTATACCCTTTGTCACAGTTTTTGTCTTAGTGAGAGCAGCAAATTCTCCTACCAAAAACTGTGACCAAAATTACGCTTAACCTTTTTCCCCTGTCAACAGGCAATAAACCCAGCTTAAAGCTGTAACCGAAATCTCAGAAATGGTGTCTTTTAGCAAATTGTGTCTGAGTATAGGCCATGTAAAATTGACACACCTACCACCCTTTTGTAGTCATCTGGTGAGACCACACAACCCATAGCTAGCATGATGAAGGCCACTATGCAGgttataataattttgttggcCAACTTGAGATTCTGTAAATGATATTgagtaaaataacaaataaaaataataataatgaaaacttattaAGTGTACAaatccacaaaagtgctcatggcgctgaGTTACAAACAATCTACAATAATCAAAATGGAAATGTAAGCctaagctaaaaaaaaaatcaagaattcAGTACATGTggtaaagaaacaaacaaaaaaatagttttgggacttgtcctaagattagtcttgagttaggaagagttttgtgaaatcgacgacagCTTTAAAGTGAGCCTGCCATTGAGATTAAATACTAATCACCATCGACaggcccttttttttttgtctgagcCGATAAAAACCTAAGCCCACAATCTTCATTGTGATACTCATttcaaaccttaaaaaaaaaggacttTGTACACTAAGGTTTAATTGGATATAGCCTGTCTACTGCCTTTTTACGAAAACCCTATTGTATGTAGGTCCTCCACTGGTTCCAATGTAAAGGTATATATATGGCACAATCAGCGAGCTTAGGTCGAAACCGtgttggcggctacggctacggctgttgctaagggtgttgatAAGGACATCCCATACCTCAATGTgaaaatctagccgtagctgtagccgctaattcagaCACTGCCATATTTTCCTGTAAGAGACAATAAATTTTGTGTGATACATGCCTGAATGTACCGAGGTGGGCTCTCATCGATCATTAAAGTAGAGTTGGTCCCGTTGGTGTCCATATCGGCAAAATAACCAGCCAGGGTTGAGCCCGAAATAACAGTAGGTTCTGTCTGTGACATGGTGTACAGTACTGTAGCTGATTAGAAATTCAAAAGTATATTAATGTTAATGTGCTTATTGTTCTATTcaagtaaataaacaaacaaacaaacaaacaaacaaacaaagaaacaaagaaagaaacaaagaaacaagcaatcaagcaagcaagcaagcaagcaagcaagcaagcaagcaagcaagcaagcaagcaagcaagcaagcaagcaagcaagcaaacaaacaaacaaacaaacaacaaaaggtGTACCAAATAACTATTGAGTGAACCTCAATAATTTTTTCAGTCAGTATTTTAAAGCTCAGTGAACATTTTTAACCCAGTCAACAAATAGACCAATAAATCAAGTGAAACGGGAATGATATCAGGCTGATTTAAAATTCCAAGGTACATTATTGTCAATGTGCAATTGACATTTTAAGTCggattaaaattaaaacaaactattgaaggtgtaggcctacaaagcGGGGTTGTGCTTGGTTGTGCCACAACCCAATCATTTTATTtctgaaataatttaaaatttggtaattgtcaaggaccagtgtcctcactcggtgtatcccatcataagcataaaataacaagcctgcgcaaaattggtcatcggagttgcgagataatgatgaaagaaaaaacacccttgttggacaaatttgtgagctttcagataccaataagaagttttttattattttagtgagaaatcacctctttctcaaaaactacgttacttcagagggagtcgttgtccacaatgttttatactgccaacctctccccaatgctcgttaccaaattagtttttaagttaatacttgttttgagtagttaccaaacgtgtgccttCCCTAAAAAAGGAACACACGAGGAATCAGGCAAAACAAGGATATCAGAAAGCCATTTTGGCAACAAAGCAGTTGAACTGAAATCAACTTCTTTGAAATTACATTAGCCCTATGGGATAATTAGGGTGGACACAGTTTGGTTTGGATGAATACAGACAAGTTTACCAAACCTAATGCGTCATTATCTTGTCCACCATGTCTCAAAACGGCTTATTAAGATGTTTGTAGCTTTGACATTGTTGAATACAGAGTGGGAATGTATGACTGAGGGCTGGCTGTGATATTCGCCCAATAGAGGGAGAAAAAGCAGAAGATGGAGGGGTGAACTAAGACAACTTTTGAAAGCGAAATCTTTACTAACATCTCAGAGAAACCAGCCGACTTGAGCAAAAAGTTACCACTAACTCACCGATTCCCCTGGATCCAAATCGTGATGCCCAACTAGAAATAAACACAGCATGAATATcatatagtaaggtttgtggtaaaaccatttatgataatctctaattggCGGTTCTGCGAATAATCGTTGGtctcaactcgacgtttcgatcagtttgctctgatcatcttctgaaGAAATTAGAAAGCAACAAATCTTTACTTACATCACTAAGAAACCAGCAGAATTCAGCAAAAAGTTACCAATCTTTCTCCGTTTCTCCTCCCTGGATCCAGTAGTAATGTCAAACTGCTGACAACAAAAACAGCACGAATAGTGTAAAAGCATACAAACCATTGGAGTGCTATGTTCATGCATTAACCAATAAGATTGCAACAGGAGGCCACATCAATATGCAAATATCCACTTAATCTTGTTTTCTCTTTCACAAATTTCTTTTAATTAATATAACTAATTATTTTACTTTGCTGCAGGCTCATGCTGGTAAAGCTCAATGCTGGTACTGATTATTTTAACTCTTTCAGAGACGAGGTTGTACTATGTACAGTACTacctattttatgtattttaaaagCGCCAATTTATCAAACAGTGTCATCAAAGTGTCATCaaagtgtacatgtacgacCAATAATATACATATTATCACCAGAGGGAATTATAACTCaagaaatagattttttttgaacaaaaacttacttatttgttatttaatacagaaatttgaaaaaaaaaactcaaaaaagcTGGGCAGTTTGGGTTGAAAACGCGAAAGAAAAGCAGGCACTTAAAGAGTTAATTAACTACCAATTATGCATACATGATTTCCCCAGTTGCCAACGGCAACATATTTAAATCTTGGGAAATACATGCCGAACGATGTTGAACGACAGTTTTGGTCCATTCTTCGTTACACAGTTGGTATTGGAGCATTTTAGTTAGATTTATTTTCCACTTTTATTAtcttttctattttattttaatccgTTGTAATTAGAAGACAGTGACCATAAAAAAATCCAATTAACTTAAAATTATGTTGTGAATCAGAACTACGGTCCGTTGACTATAGTTACAGCTGGAGTTAAAATCATTGAggagagcaatggagagctgaggatagtataaaacttagtGAGCAACAACTcttagttttttaga comes from Asterias amurensis chromosome 3, ASM3211899v1 and encodes:
- the LOC139935093 gene encoding ileal sodium/bile acid cotransporter-like, which produces MSQTEPTVISGSTLAGYFADMDTNGTNSTLMIDESPPRYIQNLKLANKIIITCIVAFIMLAMGCVVSPDDYKRVLRRPFGVFIGFCSQFIVLPLSGFGLAHALSLKPGYALGVLVTVTCPGGVTSNLYTYWSNADVCLSITMTAFSTIVAMGMMPLNLFIYSRSWTNDGVIIPYSNIIISLVLIVVPVIIGMLIKYKKPSWCPIITKIAGIAGLINIIVCNFLNGIINPSMFFSPWQLWFASFILPLLGYIFGYLLAFIFRRPHTECRTICFETGAQNVGLALALILVTFPDTTLLRDMLVFPSLYAPFLVLHGCLIVAIYLIFQKWRGRRGMDKLPNKEEESQRDGAFEMLK